The Serinus canaria isolate serCan28SL12 chromosome 2, serCan2020, whole genome shotgun sequence genomic interval TATATCTTTACTGTAAAATGGGAGATTACCGTCAtcttaaaaaagagaaaaaaaaccaaccaagcaTAATCATAGCTCAAGTTTCTGAAACTTAGTTGTTTCCCCTTCAAAGATCTGTTTATTTACCCCAATACTGCTTAGCTACACAGCCACCTTTTGTCCAAGCAATCAACACGAGGGCAGGTTTTGTTTACCTCATGcgaggaagcagcagcagttatTGCATACCTAGGTAAAGAACTTTCAGCCTacggattttttttttaatcaccacAAAAATGGCAGCAATAGTAATGCAAAAGTAATTTGTGGAAGGTAATGCCGTTCTTCCAAGATTTTATTGCTTGTTTCCCCAGACAGTAGCTATACATGTAACTGCAAGGCTGCTGTCACTGGATCATCACACAGAGTCACCAAGAGGATGCTCAGGTGGTCTAAAGAGTCttttaacaaacaaaaagaaaacctctgcaaaattaaaaaaaaaaaaaagtaaattgtGATGGAGAAACACACATTTCGTTCCTGtttcaaacagcttttaattCCTGCATGCCTTGATCAtcactaaaaaagaaaaacaaagcaaaacaaaaccacaaaaacactgaaaaaggaAGGGACCTGTCACACGTGTACATGAAAACCTGCAGCCATTGGAGGGAAGACACAGGCCTAACGAGGTTacaaagccacagcagctcgTTCGAAGCCTTCAGCTTCACGATCGATGACTTTCAATGGTTTAATAACGACGGCCGGACCTCCCCGGTGGCGGGAGGGGGCCCGGCCCGAGGCAGCTCCCGAGTCAAGAGAGACCGCTCACCTCGCACAAAAGGACGCGGGGTCCCTCCTCTTTCGGGCGGGAGGAGGCCTCGGCGGCCCGGCCAGGGGAGCGGGAACGGGCAGGACAGCGACCCCCAGCCCAGCGGCAAACAGGCGGCTCGGGACCGCGGGAAGGGACGGGTGGAGGGGGGAGGAACCCCGGGGCTACAGCAGCGCTGTTTGCACAGGATCAGCCTGCGCTGGCTGCGCAGGGGCCGGGCCGCAGCACCGAGACCCGGCGCCCGCACCCCGCCGGGACGATGGGAGCAGGGAGCGTGAGGAGAGACGCGGGCAGCGGAGAGGGATGCGGGTCGGCACCCACGGCCCAGGCAAGTCTCGGGCGCCTGAAGGAGCCATTTTAGAGCCAAGCTACGCTGCCCCCAGCCCTACTAGGCCCGAGGACGCCGAGTGTCGCCACCCACTGCCCCCGGTTCCGATTCCCCCCTCGACACGGCCCGCGCAGGGGAGGCCACTCACCCTCCCCTCGAAGTTGTTCTCCTCCACGTCGCTCATGTCGGCAGAGTCCTGGCCAAGGGGCTGGGGCGAAAATGGGACGCTAGTCCCGATTAGAAGCAATAACACCCACGGCCACTGTTATCGCCACCGTTACCTCTATTGCCGCTATTACCGGCACTACCACCAGAGCCACCTCCCGCCCGCGCCTCCCGCACCGCCGCAAAATGGCGCCGCCGCGGCCGCTCCGTCTGCGCCCGGCACCGCGCtcggggcggggccgcgcccgcCCCTCACAAAAGAGGCGACGAGCGCTGCGGGGAGACCCGCCGCGCATGCGCGTAGCCTCCGGCGCGGGAGCGAGCGCGCTGTCCGGGGtcccgccccggcccgcccaGTGCGCGGATGTTGCTGCCGAAATGTGGACTATGTAAACAAATGTTCTTAAGAAAGGATGTTCTTTGATGTCTGATATTTGTGAGCTTTCAAGCCTAATGAGTAAGAAGGGAGATTTAATCCCTGAAACAGGCAGCTGTGAAGCAAGCGCTGAGTGATGTCCCGGcgttaaaaagacaaaatagcTGTCGGTAGAATTGCCTTGTCAAGGCTCGGGGCTGGACGTGTTTCAGTGATATCCGACCTAGGGGGAGGCTAACAAAGCCTGGGAAGGAGTCACTACTGAAGGTGGATACAAAGAACGCAGAATTCACGGGCCACAAGAACATACCGCAGAACTCCCGAGATAAGGAAGAAACTGCTAAAGACAACTTGGGGACTGGGCGGAAGCAGCTCTGACTGGGTAAATCGTCATTCCGGCAGGGGGAGGTGTGTGACCGACTCACAGACCACCGActcaaaagaagagaaggattGAGCATGCGGGCCAATTAGCATGAGAAGGGAGAGAATAATTAACCAATAGAAGAtagaatattaattaataaGGGAGCGAGGTAACTTGTAGCCAATGAACATTAACGCCTCTGTTGCTAAAATGTATCGTAAGGTAAAGTTTTGGGAGTGGTCGTGAAGGCCTTATGGATTTCCCACCCAGCTCCCCTCTCTGCGCAGAGCTGTCAATAAATCAAATACCTCGACTCAGTGTGTGCACTGGCCTCTAGCACAGCGGCTGAAAGGAACTTATTTTGAGACAACGCGGGGCAGCCCCGCACCCTCCTGCCACTCCACGCACAAAGgcctcctcctctctgctaCGAGGACTGCCCCTTCACGCCATGAAAATTATCAGCCTTGCTCCTCTGTCCCCTTATCTTCCACCTCCCCCCGCACATTCTCCGGCTCTGCTCCCGCGGTGCAAGGAAGAACATTTATATCAATGTGTTAATGCAACCATATGAATTTGTGTGGGTCTGTGTCATCAGGGGTGTTGTGTTATGGCAAGGGGATATTTAATATGCAAGGGTGGCGGGCTGCTTTTACTGTACACATGTGGAGGTGAAGTCACAGGATCCAGTGATCCGCATGCTTCTATGAAACAAAGGCCTAAATTTTGACTTGCAGTCATGAGAATTGCATTTTAACCatggttttattaaaaactataTCCTTTCTGCTCAGTCACCTCAGAAAGGTTTCCCTGATCCTGTATCCTATGTAGTTTTGgtgcctcctcctccagcatGCACCAATAACTACAGCAGCTGATACCTTGCAGGCATTTGAGACCAGGTATGCAGTTCCTTAAGTCAGAAAATTTCCCAAGATGATGAAACCGCTTAACTTGCTCTGTCAGAGCAGAAAAGCACTGAGTTCCCAACAGGTGCTTTGTCCCACTGGAGACATCACATGAACACTGATAGCCAGTGATCACCACAGCTTAAGGCTCCAACAGAGCCTTGACATGCACTCGTCTTACAGGAATGGTTCTGCCTCTTCCTGCCTGGACCATAAATGGTGCTGGTTGTTTTGTGCTTCTGTTGTGAACGGAAGGCTGGAACTGTGCATGCCAGCCCTTGCTCTTTTTCCTTGGTGATTCAGAATCAAATAATTGATTGAAGAGTAAATTATCTCACAATGGTAAAGAAGGCAGTAttgaaaaaaagtctttcttgTCATCTAggtcttttaaatattaaaaatatttaattttgggTAAAGTTTCTTTCACATCACTTACTTAAAAAGCTTCAGTCAATTCCTTAGTCAGTTCCTGTTtaattacaaataaattttcattcCTAGGAGGTTGACCTGAGTTTTAGCCTCTGCTGATGCAAAATCAATTCTGAATCCATGTCATAATCTGTCTTCTATAGCAGGTCTACTCTGTTCAGCTCTGGTGCATAGATTTGTTCATCTCCTTTTTCAACTGTAACTTTATTAGTAAAGTACTTATTCTACTGCAAGATCACACTGTTCTGGCATATTCTGATCTGTCTGATGTTGCCTATATTCTAACTACAAGATCAAGAAGGAAAGAGCATGAAGGACATGCTTAAATTCTGAGGTGAAAATACTAATCAGTTTTCTGCTATAGAATGGTTcacaaaaaaaatggaatatgaAGGACCCACTGAAAATACATAAAGgttacactgaaaaaaaaccaaaaaaaaaaaaaaaaaaaaaaaaaaacccaacaaaaaaccaagcaggagagggagggaaaggtcAGGAGAATAGAGGACAGGAATACAATTTTTGTTTACACATACATGTATGAGATCTAGCTACAGTCCACATTGTGATTTCAGTTCCTGAGGGTTAGACTAGACCTGATGCACGCATTCAAGACATTTGCATTATTCCAGCAGAATTTTTTCATTCCTGTTATCCTAAAATCTTCTGACAATTaatcctgaaataaaaatggcagTTGCTGataaaaatacctatttttcAAAAGTCTAAtcaattttacattttgaatTGAAAACTACATGCTGCCTTCACTATTTGTTCCTGTAACTTATCTGCCTTTATTGTTCTTTACAATGACTTCACTCTACAATGACTTCACCTGTAGTTTCCTGGACCATAAAgacaattattattttatattatatttcaGCTTTCACTATTTATTAGTAAGACTCCAAGGTTTGTCTGGGTCTTTGGGAGCGTCTCTCCTAAATGGAAGATGGTTTGAACCAGAAAACATCTAGAGATGGCCTAAAGGATACACTAACATGACATCATTACATGTTCTTCAAGCATGCCTTATAGAGGTTTTTGAAGAAATATTAATACACTGGTTTAATACAGTGTTAGCTTTAATGCAGTAGTAAGTAGAGAGTATTCacaatttaggaaaaaaatgcacattggGGGGGAAAGATAGTCCCAGATCAGGCCCATTCTCTAAAGGGAAAGAGTATAAACAACTGGTAAGGGAtcaggaagagggaaaaatagTGGCAGTAAAGCAAGTATAAAGTTGCATGTATTCTTATCTGGACATACAGATTATAGGATTAGCTAGTTAAGCCAGGAGCTATGCTAATCTCAGAGCATATTGATTAGTGTGCTGCTCTCTACCCATTACCATTTAGCAGTTTAAACATATTAGGAGAGGAAATTCTTAATACATATTTGAAAAGGACAGAGCAATAGCTATGCAAATTAAATTCGAAAGGACCGTCCACAGATAATGATTGGCAGGAGAGGAATGAAATAACATTGCAGTAGCAATCTAATTCTGGTAGGTGTGCAGCAGAGGTAGAGTATTTTATGATTGgatttttgcaaatattgaaattaatattatatgcgttgtgttagaaagtaatgctgtgttaattctcttcagtagtgtgttaaatatagttttaggttatgagaaatgttaaaatagaaactatgttATGTgggatactttttttaaagaaaggacttgcagcgaCATaacagccacaggacacctaaatctttcagagaaaaataatttattgccttcttatcagaagaaacgaacttcttcctgcTTCGAAGGCACTgttaggattcagaggaaggagTTGAagatgaccagacagaatcctgtgtttgaatggaatttatgcatcatgtatgaggcgtatgaatatgcaacaagctgttgtttttaagggttaatctTTTGTTAACGggggtcctttttcgggcttctgctgcccagaaaaaggtacccattactctttgtttctattgtctcatattgtcctaattaaaattgtccaaattattattactctaattgtattactatttttttaataaccataTATActaataaacctttaaaattttaaaaacaagtgattggctTTTTTCACAGtggtgtttttttatttattattattttgacGAATAATACAGAACACTGCAACATACCTGCAATACTGGGCTTTTATCTACCCCTTGAAATGATACCAAGAGTTATTATTACCCACAAATATGAGAACTATATAAACACTTTCAAGGTTTGGTTTTCATATGCCACTGAAAAGAAACACTGTGCTTGACATTGTTCTGTCATATAGTTTTTATCACACATCTCAGATTCATCAGCTGAAATAACACCTGCCAAGAGTTTTGTCTGTATACTTAGGTCTAGGTCCCTCTGATGTATCAATATCCCTTTTTCTAGAACAGCATCACatttaaatgctgatttttcctGCAGCTAACCCGTGCAGAATATGCAGGTTGAAAAGCAGGGAGATAGGGTGACCAACAGGTACTTCTGAATGCTATCAACTCTGCAGCAGTCGAATGTGGACTTTACTTTTCCCTTATGTTCACCTTTCCTTAACTGATACCAGCTTCCTTTAAACAGCACCTTGCAGGAAGAGCCTGGGGTGAGTCTAGCACAGTCCTGCACTCACAGTTAATTTTATTTAGGCGATTATCACGGTGAGGGCGAGCGGGAAGGGGGAGGTTTATGTACAGCGCCAGCCCCGAACAATCAGAGAACGCttagggctggaagggagctctggagatGCCCTAGTCCACCCccgtgccatgggcagggtcccctagagcaggtgacacaggagcgtgtccaggtgggttttgaatgtctccaggGAGAGGTAGACTCCACGACCTCCCTGCGCAGCCTGTTCTAATGCTTTGCCACCCTCAAcgtgaagaatttcttcctcatgttgaggcGGAACTTGTTTGTGTTCCAGTTCACGGCCTTTGCTCGCCGTCCTGTCGCGGGGCACCACCAAAAActctggcaccatcctcttggcacGCGGCTTTGAGATATCTTGAAGCACTGATGAGACCCCCCGTCTCAGTTTTCTCTAGACTAAACATGCCCAGCCCGCGTTCCGCCGCCCAGGGCACGGATGAGGACGAACTCCCCGCAGAGCCGCGGGGCGCGGAGCCCACCGCCTCACGCCGCTGCCGCTGCTCCCTCCCGCCGCTGGGGGGCGGCCGCGGCGCCgggagggcgggcgggggggcgcgggccgcggcgggggcggggctTGGGGCGCGCGGTGCGGGCGGAAGCGGCGCGCGGGCGCGGGCcgggaggaggaggcggcggcggaggcAGCGAGCGGAGGTAGCGCGGGGCGGCCGGCGGGGGGCGCTGCGCGGGGGGCGCTGCGCGGGGGGCGGTGCCAGGGGGGCGCCCCAGCCCCGGCAGAGCCCCCGAGCCGCGCACTGGGCCGGGGTGGCGGGAGTGTGTATTTGAGGGCACGCCCGTCAGTCCGCCAGCCCGCCCGTGTGTGTTTTCAcgggggaagggctgggggtggctgcaCGCTCGGGTGGGACCGGGGTGGCGCAGGGTGGCTGCGGCTCTCCCGCACTCGCGGGTGCGCACCTCGCCTGAGCGCCCGCCTTG includes:
- the LOC127059249 gene encoding proline-rich protein HaeIII subfamily 1-like, with amino-acid sequence MLYLFGSYVLTAEGIDLAESLQSQLKNGRPLLTAKETREPPFAPPLPPHPRTLHHSLGTRTAAEGTPALPSAGTLPQPPREPRRYRNAPGRKPEGSRSRPAAPEGGADQGGRSGEVRTRECGRAAATLRHPGPTRACSHPQPFPRENTHGRAGGLTGVPSNTHSRHPGPVRGSGALPGLGRPPGTAPRAAPPAQRPPPAAPRYLRSLPPPPPPPPGPRPRAASARTARPKPRPRRGPRPPARPPGAAAAPQRREGAAAAA